A region from the uncultured Draconibacterium sp. genome encodes:
- a CDS encoding F0F1 ATP synthase subunit B codes for MELINPNSGTIFWMIIAFGVVLFVLKKFAWKPILAALKEREDSIASALNSAEEAKKEVAGLKADNEKIIAEARREKEAILKEAKELKDKIIAEAKEIASGEGQKTIEQARQQIHAEKTAAINDIKKQVAQLSVSIAEKVIRKELGNKAEQEKMVNGLVDDIKLN; via the coding sequence ATGGAATTAATAAATCCTAATTCGGGCACTATATTTTGGATGATAATTGCTTTCGGAGTGGTACTCTTCGTTTTGAAAAAGTTTGCGTGGAAACCTATTCTCGCTGCATTAAAAGAACGTGAGGATTCGATTGCCTCCGCATTAAATTCGGCAGAAGAAGCCAAAAAAGAAGTTGCCGGATTAAAAGCCGACAACGAAAAAATTATAGCGGAAGCGCGTCGTGAAAAAGAAGCCATACTTAAAGAGGCCAAAGAATTAAAAGACAAAATTATTGCTGAAGCAAAAGAAATAGCAAGCGGCGAGGGTCAAAAAACAATTGAGCAGGCACGACAACAAATTCATGCCGAAAAAACAGCAGCTATTAACGATATTAAAAAACAAGTAGCACAACTGTCTGTAAGTATTGCCGAAAAAGTTATTCGTAAAGAACTTGGCAATAAAGCCGAACAGGAAAAAATGGTTAACGGACTGGTTGATGACATAAAGCTGAATTAA
- the atpH gene encoding ATP synthase F1 subunit delta, producing MNQSAITVRYAKAFFSLAKEKKQLDQLKADIQLVYQICKNNDDLILLLESPIIKSSKKAALLKQIFENTIETVSLNFLLLIVKNKREVNIPGICRNFLELTRKDLNIKSAVLTTATEVSSGILKKIEKLLGEELKATVELSAQVNPDILGGLVLRLDDKQYDASVATQLRKVKQTLLESEL from the coding sequence ATGAACCAGAGCGCGATAACTGTACGATACGCCAAAGCTTTCTTTTCACTTGCAAAAGAAAAAAAACAACTTGACCAGCTAAAAGCTGATATTCAGCTGGTTTATCAAATTTGTAAAAACAACGATGATCTCATCCTTTTACTGGAAAGTCCAATCATTAAATCATCAAAAAAGGCAGCACTGCTTAAACAAATCTTCGAAAATACTATTGAAACAGTAAGTCTCAATTTTCTCTTACTTATCGTTAAAAACAAACGAGAAGTTAACATCCCCGGAATTTGCCGCAATTTTCTTGAATTAACCCGTAAAGACCTCAATATTAAATCGGCCGTACTTACAACTGCCACCGAAGTTAGTTCCGGCATACTAAAAAAAATAGAAAAATTATTGGGAGAAGAACTGAAAGCAACTGTTGAATTGTCGGCACAGGTTAATCCCGACATTTTGGGAGGACTGGTTTTACGTCTCGACGACAAACAGTACGATGCCAGTGTGGCAACCCAATTACGAAAAGTAAAACAAACTTTGTTAGAAAGCGAATTATAA
- the atpA gene encoding F0F1 ATP synthase subunit alpha, with protein MANIKPAEVSEILKQQLEGFQSVAELEEVGTVLQVGDGIARIYGLSNVESNEMIEFENGMKGIVLNLEEDNVGAVLLGRSDEIKEGDTVKRTRRIASINVGEGLLGRVVNTIGEAIDGKGSISGDLFEMPLERKAPGVVFRQPVKEPLQTGLKAVDAMIPIGRGQRELIIGDRQTGKTAVAIDTIINQREFYEQGNPVYCIYVAVGQKGSTVANIAATLEKAGAMPYTIIVLATASDPAALQFYAPYAGAAIGEYFRDTGRHALIIYDDLSKQAVSYREVSLLLRRPPGREAYPGDVFYLHSRLLERAAKIIESDEIARNMNDLPDCLKDKVKGGGSLTALPIIETQAGDVSAYIPTNVISITDGQIFLESNLFNSGIRPAINVGISVSRVGGSAQIKSMKKISGTLKLDQAQFRELEAFAKFGSDLDAATMRVLDKGRKNVEILKQGQYSPVKVEHQAAIIYCGTNELLRRVPIDKVKEFETDFLETMEMSHRPALDELKAGKLTAEIEETIRKVAAETAEKYN; from the coding sequence ATGGCTAATATAAAACCTGCCGAAGTATCTGAAATTCTTAAACAACAACTTGAAGGCTTTCAATCAGTTGCCGAACTTGAAGAAGTAGGTACAGTATTGCAAGTTGGTGATGGTATTGCCCGGATTTACGGACTTTCGAACGTTGAATCGAACGAAATGATTGAATTCGAAAACGGCATGAAAGGCATTGTTTTAAACCTTGAAGAAGATAATGTAGGTGCAGTGCTTTTGGGGCGTTCTGATGAAATTAAAGAAGGCGATACAGTTAAGCGTACCCGTAGGATTGCATCAATAAATGTTGGCGAAGGTTTGCTTGGGCGGGTAGTTAACACCATTGGCGAAGCCATTGATGGAAAAGGAAGCATAAGTGGCGACTTATTTGAAATGCCTTTAGAAAGAAAAGCTCCGGGTGTTGTTTTCCGTCAGCCGGTTAAAGAGCCCCTGCAAACAGGTTTAAAAGCAGTTGATGCCATGATTCCGATTGGGCGTGGCCAGCGCGAGCTAATAATTGGTGATCGCCAAACAGGAAAAACGGCAGTAGCTATCGACACAATAATTAACCAGCGTGAATTTTACGAACAGGGAAATCCGGTGTATTGCATTTATGTAGCCGTTGGACAAAAAGGCTCGACCGTGGCCAATATTGCTGCAACACTTGAAAAGGCAGGAGCAATGCCTTATACAATTATTGTTTTAGCTACCGCCTCCGACCCTGCAGCCTTGCAGTTTTATGCCCCTTACGCAGGAGCTGCCATTGGCGAATATTTTCGTGATACAGGGCGCCACGCATTAATTATTTACGACGATTTATCGAAACAAGCCGTTTCTTATCGCGAGGTTTCATTATTGCTTCGCCGCCCACCAGGTCGCGAAGCTTACCCGGGTGATGTATTCTACCTGCACTCGCGCTTATTGGAACGTGCGGCAAAAATTATAGAATCGGATGAAATTGCCAGAAACATGAACGACCTGCCGGATTGTTTAAAAGACAAAGTTAAAGGTGGTGGCTCATTAACAGCTCTTCCAATAATTGAAACGCAGGCTGGTGATGTTTCAGCCTATATTCCAACCAATGTAATATCAATTACCGACGGACAAATCTTCCTCGAATCCAACCTGTTTAACTCAGGAATCCGCCCGGCTATCAACGTAGGTATATCGGTATCGCGTGTTGGTGGTAGTGCACAAATTAAATCGATGAAGAAAATATCAGGTACATTAAAGCTCGACCAGGCCCAGTTTCGTGAACTGGAAGCCTTTGCAAAGTTTGGTTCTGATTTAGATGCAGCAACCATGCGGGTTTTAGACAAAGGACGTAAAAATGTTGAAATATTAAAACAAGGCCAATATTCACCGGTTAAAGTTGAACACCAGGCTGCCATTATTTATTGCGGAACCAACGAATTGCTTCGCCGCGTGCCTATTGATAAGGTAAAAGAGTTTGAAACCGACTTCCTGGAAACGATGGAAATGTCGCACCGTCCTGCGCTTGATGAACTTAAAGCAGGAAAACTAACTGCAGAAATTGAAGAAACCATAAGGAAAGTAGCAGCTGAAACAGCAGAAAAATATAATTAA
- the atpG gene encoding ATP synthase F1 subunit gamma: MAGLKEIRTRIASVKTTRQVTSAMKMVSAAKLKKAQDAILQIRPYADKLHEILTSLSASLENVEDSVYTQERDPVNVLLILVSSNRGLCGGFNTNITKKAIEVAREKYPQQLKLGNLDFMCIGKQGARQLKHRGYSVVADENELFDQLSFENVSRVAAESMKAFADRHYDRIELVYNQFKNAAVQIQAAEQFLPVTMEENAEENNFNFIYEPTKEHIIEELIPRSLKIQFYKALLDSHAAEHGARMTAMHQATDNASDLISSLTLEYNKARQASITNEILEIVSGAEALNG, from the coding sequence ATGGCCGGATTAAAAGAAATACGTACACGAATAGCATCGGTTAAAACCACCCGACAGGTTACCAGTGCAATGAAAATGGTATCGGCAGCCAAACTAAAAAAAGCACAGGATGCCATTTTACAAATCAGACCGTACGCCGATAAACTTCACGAAATTCTTACATCGTTGAGTGCCAGCCTTGAAAATGTAGAAGACTCGGTTTATACACAAGAACGCGATCCTGTAAACGTACTTCTGATTTTGGTAAGCTCGAACAGAGGTTTGTGTGGTGGTTTTAATACCAACATAACAAAAAAAGCAATTGAAGTGGCTCGCGAAAAATACCCGCAACAATTAAAATTGGGAAACCTTGATTTTATGTGCATTGGCAAGCAAGGTGCGCGCCAGTTAAAGCACAGAGGGTACAGTGTGGTGGCCGATGAAAACGAACTGTTTGACCAGCTTAGTTTCGAGAATGTTTCGAGGGTTGCTGCAGAAAGTATGAAAGCTTTTGCCGACAGACACTACGACCGTATTGAGCTGGTTTATAATCAGTTTAAAAATGCAGCGGTCCAAATTCAAGCTGCTGAGCAATTTTTACCGGTTACCATGGAAGAAAATGCTGAAGAAAACAACTTCAATTTCATTTACGAGCCAACAAAAGAACATATTATTGAGGAGCTGATTCCACGCTCGTTAAAAATACAGTTTTACAAGGCGCTGCTCGATTCGCACGCGGCAGAGCATGGTGCCCGAATGACAGCCATGCACCAGGCAACCGATAACGCCAGCGATTTAATTTCTTCGCTTACCCTGGAATACAACAAGGCACGCCAGGCATCAATCACCAACGAAATACTTGAGATTGTAAGTGGAGCCGAAGCACTAAACGGATAA
- a CDS encoding ThuA domain-containing protein: MSVSRRNFVKATMVAGAGAMVMPGVTVAAGKEKLVPTLKGKKVLYVYGGWKGHEPKESVDIFVPWMRSEGAEVTVSDTLDSYLDEDLMNSLDLIVQIWTMGQISKEQEKALLTAIKRGVGLAGWHGGIGDSFRNNVAYQFMVGGQWVAHPGGVIDYSVKITDKSDPVTKGLKNFDMHSEQYYMHVDPNVKVLATTEFSADHAEWIDGCTMPVVWKKYYGEGRVFYSSLGHVMKDYDVPEALEIQKRGIRWAAESLHHPKEKWTSPVYG, translated from the coding sequence ATGTCGGTTTCAAGAAGAAATTTTGTAAAAGCAACAATGGTGGCCGGAGCCGGAGCCATGGTTATGCCTGGTGTAACTGTGGCAGCAGGTAAAGAAAAGCTTGTGCCTACGCTGAAAGGGAAAAAAGTACTTTATGTTTATGGCGGTTGGAAAGGCCATGAGCCTAAAGAGTCAGTAGATATTTTTGTTCCGTGGATGCGTTCGGAAGGTGCTGAAGTAACTGTTTCAGACACGCTGGATTCCTACCTCGACGAAGACCTGATGAACTCGCTCGACCTGATTGTTCAGATTTGGACAATGGGGCAGATTTCAAAAGAACAGGAAAAAGCACTGCTTACGGCTATTAAACGTGGCGTAGGGCTTGCAGGGTGGCACGGCGGAATTGGCGATTCGTTTCGAAATAATGTAGCCTACCAGTTTATGGTTGGTGGCCAATGGGTTGCTCATCCGGGAGGTGTAATCGATTATTCGGTAAAAATTACCGATAAATCAGATCCGGTAACGAAGGGATTGAAAAATTTTGATATGCACTCTGAGCAGTATTACATGCATGTTGATCCGAATGTAAAAGTATTGGCAACAACCGAATTCTCGGCCGACCATGCTGAGTGGATTGACGGTTGCACCATGCCTGTAGTTTGGAAAAAATACTACGGAGAAGGACGTGTATTCTATTCATCGCTGGGGCATGTAATGAAAGACTACGATGTACCAGAGGCGCTTGAAATACAAAAGCGGGGTATACGTTGGGCAGCCGAAAGCTTGCACCACCCAAAAGAAAAATGGACTAGTCCTGTATACGGATAG